Proteins encoded together in one Aurantiacibacter aquimixticola window:
- a CDS encoding CPBP family intramembrane glutamic endopeptidase — protein sequence MNGEVTARDDRSIWLKIWQFPLVAMMVAVALLVLAGIATSALFTELLPDAFGGDWQQVVALLTLTALSFVIYKLAIRHLGRKKHDDLPLDLRAIKDTALGFAGGGALITICVALAALFGVYTVSGMGAFSDWPAIVLMAGIYAGFFEELLLRGVIFRWLEEFAGSWIALALSSLIFGFGHAGNDNATFFSSLAIAIEAGILLGAAYMLTRSLWLAVGLHAGWNVVQGMWDVPISGNDFDGIVDATMSGPALLAGGGFGLEATVFALLVATGAGLWMLVLAARRGRIVKPSWSRKGHPITAY from the coding sequence ATGAATGGCGAGGTAACAGCACGGGACGATCGCTCGATCTGGTTGAAGATCTGGCAATTTCCGCTTGTCGCGATGATGGTCGCGGTCGCTCTGCTTGTCCTCGCCGGCATAGCGACGAGCGCGCTGTTCACCGAATTGCTGCCCGACGCCTTCGGGGGAGACTGGCAACAGGTGGTCGCGCTGCTTACGCTCACTGCGCTCAGTTTCGTCATCTACAAGCTGGCGATCCGCCATCTCGGCCGCAAAAAGCACGACGATCTCCCGCTCGATCTGCGCGCGATAAAGGACACGGCGCTCGGCTTCGCCGGGGGCGGCGCGCTGATCACCATATGCGTCGCTCTCGCGGCGCTTTTCGGCGTCTATACGGTCTCGGGCATGGGCGCATTTTCCGACTGGCCAGCCATCGTGCTCATGGCGGGCATATATGCGGGGTTCTTCGAGGAGCTGTTGCTGCGCGGCGTGATCTTCCGCTGGCTGGAAGAATTTGCGGGGAGCTGGATTGCCCTTGCGCTCAGCTCGCTGATCTTCGGCTTCGGCCATGCAGGCAATGACAATGCCACTTTTTTCTCCTCGCTCGCCATCGCGATCGAAGCGGGAATTCTGCTGGGCGCGGCTTACATGCTGACGCGCTCGCTCTGGCTTGCGGTAGGTCTGCATGCAGGCTGGAACGTCGTGCAGGGAATGTGGGATGTGCCCATTTCGGGCAACGACTTCGATGGCATCGTCGATGCAACCATGAGTGGCCCCGCATTGCTGGCGGGAGGGGGCTTCGGTCTGGAAGCGACTGTCTTCGCGCTGTTGGTAGCAACGGGTGCGGGCCTCTGGATGCTGGTTCTGGCCGCACGGCGAGGACGGATCGTCAAGCCATCCTGGAGCCGAAAAGGCCATCCCATCACTGCCTATTAG
- a CDS encoding cryptochrome/photolyase family protein gives MSDSKTRPVLVPVLGDQLTRKLASLRGRTKDDTVILMMEVWDEATYVKHHKQKIVLIFSAMRHFAKELEQAGWTVDYVKLTDGDNAGSFTGEVARAIERHDPRAIHVVEAGEWRVQQAIEEWPDKFECNVEILDDDRYICPLSEFREWAEDRKTLRMENFYREMRRKTGLLMAGDDPEGGEWNLDKQNREPPKDEMDPPARPIFEPDEITQECIQLIEDKFGDHFGSLENFGWPVTSDQAEKAADAFFKERIEKFGPFQDAMVCGQDDLYHSMLSTSINLGLLDPLDLCERAEKAYKDGKAPLNSVEGFIRQLIGWREYVRGFYWHFMPGLESDNKLNAQRGLPEFYWTGETDMRCLSDSIRSTRENAHAHHIQRLMVLGNFALLAGINPKEVQDWYLVVYADAYQWVELPNVSAMILYADGGKLATKPYAASGNYINKMSDYCGDCKYSVSKKTGENSCPFNSLYWYFMDRHRDRFESNQRVGRIYSNWDRMDKSKRQDYLDTAEKFLDSLTPADSSWARAD, from the coding sequence ATGAGTGATTCCAAGACCCGCCCCGTTCTCGTGCCCGTTCTGGGCGATCAACTTACCCGCAAGCTCGCCTCGCTACGTGGCCGCACGAAGGACGATACCGTCATCCTGATGATGGAGGTGTGGGACGAGGCGACCTACGTCAAACACCACAAGCAGAAGATCGTCCTGATCTTTTCCGCCATGCGCCACTTCGCGAAGGAGCTGGAACAGGCCGGGTGGACGGTCGACTACGTCAAGCTGACGGACGGGGACAATGCCGGAAGTTTCACCGGCGAAGTCGCCCGGGCAATCGAGCGACATGACCCGCGCGCCATCCACGTCGTCGAGGCGGGCGAATGGCGCGTGCAGCAGGCGATCGAGGAATGGCCCGACAAGTTCGAATGCAATGTCGAGATTCTCGACGATGATCGCTACATCTGTCCACTCTCCGAATTTCGCGAATGGGCGGAGGACCGCAAGACGCTGCGAATGGAGAATTTCTACCGCGAAATGCGTCGCAAGACTGGCCTGCTGATGGCTGGCGACGATCCCGAAGGCGGAGAATGGAATCTCGACAAGCAGAACCGCGAGCCGCCCAAGGACGAGATGGACCCGCCCGCCCGGCCGATCTTCGAGCCGGACGAGATTACGCAGGAATGCATCCAGCTGATCGAGGACAAGTTCGGCGACCATTTCGGCAGTCTCGAAAACTTCGGCTGGCCGGTCACCAGCGACCAGGCGGAAAAGGCAGCCGACGCATTCTTCAAGGAGCGGATCGAGAAGTTCGGGCCGTTCCAGGACGCGATGGTCTGCGGGCAGGACGATCTCTACCACTCGATGCTGTCCACCAGCATCAATCTCGGCCTGCTCGATCCGCTCGACCTCTGTGAACGGGCGGAGAAGGCATACAAGGACGGCAAGGCCCCGCTCAACAGCGTTGAGGGCTTCATTCGCCAGCTGATCGGCTGGCGCGAATATGTCCGCGGCTTCTACTGGCATTTTATGCCGGGGCTGGAGAGCGACAACAAACTGAATGCCCAGCGTGGCTTGCCCGAATTCTACTGGACCGGCGAAACCGACATGCGCTGCCTGTCGGACAGCATCCGCTCGACGCGGGAGAATGCCCACGCTCACCATATTCAGCGGCTGATGGTGCTCGGCAATTTCGCGTTGCTGGCAGGAATCAATCCGAAGGAAGTCCAGGACTGGTATCTGGTCGTTTACGCCGACGCCTATCAGTGGGTCGAACTGCCCAATGTCTCGGCAATGATCCTTTATGCCGACGGCGGAAAACTGGCGACCAAGCCCTATGCGGCCAGCGGAAATTACATCAACAAAATGAGCGATTATTGCGGGGACTGCAAATATTCGGTCAGCAAGAAAACGGGCGAGAATTCCTGCCCCTTCAACTCGCTCTACTGGTACTTCATGGATCGCCACCGCGACCGGTTCGAAAGCAATCAGCGCGTCGGCCGGATTTACTCCAACTGGGACCGGATGGATAAGAGCAAGCGGCAGGACTATCTCGACACAGCAGAGAAATTCCTCGACAGTCTGACGCCCGCCGACAGCAGCTGGGCGCGCGCGGACTAG
- the metH gene encoding methionine synthase has protein sequence MTNLSTARFVNIGERTNVTGSAAFKKLIMAGDYPTAVEVARQQVENGAQIIDVNMDEGLLDAVEAMTTFLKLIAAEPDIARVPVMIDSSKFEVIEAGLKCVSGKPIVNSISMKEGEAQFLEQAGICRDYGAAVVVMAFDETGQADTKERKVEICSRAYDLLVRNGFPPEDIIFDPNIFAVATGIAEHDRYGLDFIEAVAEIKQRCPYAKTSGGLSNLSFSFRGNETVRRAMHSVFLYHAIPAGLDMAIVNAGQLDVYDTIDPQLREACEDVILARRPDASERLVDLAESYKGKSKEDEKAEAEWRSLEVTKRLEYALVKGIDAHIVADTEEARQSAKRPIEVIEGPLMDGMNVVGDLFGSGKMFLPQVVKSARVMKKAVAHLIPFIEAEKDKLAPEERKAKGKVIMATVKGDVHDIGKNIVGVVLQCNGYEVIDLGVMVPWSTILETAREQDADIIGLSGLITPSLDEMVTVAEEMQRADMTLPLLIGGATTSRLHTALRIDPAYKGPVLHVLDASRAVGVASRLLSDTQRDGLVNDTAGEYQVMRDKRAGKEASKLLTLGEARENGFAADFSRKSPAPAQPGLHVFGDWDLADLVSCFDWTPFFRSWELAGTYPAILDDEVVGESARALKADADAMLQLIVGEKWLMAKAVCGFWPCRRDGDDIRLDSGELIPMLRQQVAKSRDRANYCLADFIDPAGDWIGGFGVAIHGIDPHIARFKAETDDYSDILLKALADRFAEALAERLHQHVRTDLWGYAPDERLSNADLIRERYDGIRPAPGYPACPDHSLKPILFDLLDATKNAGLTLTDSNAMLPTSAVSGMYFSHPDSSYFGVARIGGDQLTDYAERRGMPIEDATRWLRPNLD, from the coding sequence ATGACGAACCTCTCCACCGCCCGCTTCGTCAATATTGGCGAGCGGACCAATGTCACCGGCTCCGCCGCGTTCAAGAAGCTTATCATGGCGGGGGACTACCCAACCGCCGTCGAAGTCGCGCGCCAGCAGGTCGAGAACGGTGCGCAGATCATCGATGTGAACATGGACGAAGGCCTGCTCGACGCGGTCGAGGCGATGACGACCTTCCTAAAACTGATCGCCGCCGAGCCGGACATTGCGCGCGTGCCGGTGATGATCGACAGCTCCAAGTTCGAAGTGATCGAGGCCGGGCTGAAATGCGTGTCCGGCAAACCGATCGTCAATTCGATCAGCATGAAGGAAGGCGAGGCGCAATTCCTCGAGCAGGCGGGCATCTGCCGCGATTACGGCGCGGCGGTGGTCGTCATGGCCTTCGACGAAACCGGCCAGGCGGACACGAAAGAGCGCAAGGTGGAGATCTGCTCGCGCGCTTACGATCTACTTGTCAGAAACGGCTTCCCGCCAGAAGACATTATTTTCGATCCGAATATCTTCGCCGTCGCCACCGGCATCGCCGAGCATGATCGCTATGGGCTGGATTTCATCGAGGCGGTGGCCGAAATCAAGCAGCGCTGCCCCTATGCGAAGACGAGCGGCGGCCTTTCGAACCTAAGCTTCAGCTTCCGCGGCAACGAGACGGTCCGCCGCGCGATGCATTCGGTGTTTCTCTATCACGCCATTCCTGCCGGACTCGATATGGCAATCGTCAATGCGGGCCAGCTCGACGTTTACGACACTATCGACCCGCAGCTGCGCGAAGCGTGCGAGGACGTCATCCTTGCTCGCCGACCGGATGCGTCGGAACGGCTGGTGGACCTAGCGGAGAGCTACAAGGGCAAGTCGAAAGAGGACGAGAAGGCGGAGGCCGAATGGCGCAGTCTGGAGGTTACCAAGCGCCTAGAATATGCGCTGGTCAAAGGCATCGACGCGCACATCGTCGCCGACACCGAGGAGGCACGCCAGAGCGCGAAGCGCCCCATTGAGGTGATCGAAGGGCCGCTGATGGACGGCATGAACGTCGTCGGCGACCTATTCGGCAGCGGGAAAATGTTCCTGCCGCAGGTGGTCAAATCCGCGCGCGTGATGAAGAAGGCGGTCGCCCACCTCATTCCCTTCATCGAAGCGGAGAAGGACAAGCTCGCCCCGGAAGAGCGCAAGGCCAAGGGCAAGGTCATCATGGCGACAGTGAAGGGCGATGTACACGACATCGGGAAGAACATCGTCGGCGTCGTGCTCCAGTGCAACGGCTACGAGGTAATCGATCTTGGCGTCATGGTGCCGTGGTCCACTATCCTCGAGACCGCTCGCGAACAGGACGCCGATATCATCGGACTGTCGGGCTTGATCACTCCCTCGCTGGACGAGATGGTGACTGTGGCTGAGGAAATGCAGCGCGCCGATATGACGTTGCCCCTGCTGATCGGCGGGGCGACCACCAGCCGCCTGCATACCGCGCTTAGGATCGATCCGGCCTATAAAGGTCCGGTGCTCCACGTACTCGACGCCAGCCGTGCGGTGGGCGTGGCCAGCCGCCTGCTGTCGGACACGCAGCGCGATGGCCTGGTGAACGATACGGCAGGCGAATATCAGGTCATGCGGGACAAGCGGGCGGGCAAGGAAGCGAGCAAGCTGCTGACGCTCGGCGAGGCGCGAGAGAACGGTTTCGCCGCGGATTTCAGCCGTAAGTCCCCCGCCCCTGCACAGCCCGGCCTGCATGTGTTCGGGGACTGGGATCTGGCCGATCTTGTCTCCTGCTTCGACTGGACACCCTTCTTCCGCAGCTGGGAGCTGGCGGGTACCTACCCCGCCATTCTCGATGACGAGGTGGTCGGTGAAAGCGCGCGCGCGTTGAAAGCCGATGCCGACGCCATGCTGCAACTGATCGTCGGCGAGAAATGGCTGATGGCAAAGGCGGTGTGCGGGTTCTGGCCGTGCAGGCGAGACGGCGACGACATCCGTCTGGACAGCGGTGAGCTAATCCCGATGCTGCGCCAGCAGGTCGCCAAGAGCCGCGACCGCGCGAATTACTGCCTCGCCGATTTCATCGATCCGGCAGGCGACTGGATCGGCGGCTTCGGTGTCGCCATTCACGGGATCGATCCGCATATCGCGCGTTTCAAGGCGGAGACGGACGATTATTCGGATATCCTGCTCAAGGCATTGGCGGACCGTTTCGCCGAAGCGCTTGCCGAGCGACTGCATCAGCATGTGCGCACGGATCTCTGGGGCTATGCGCCCGATGAGCGCCTCTCGAACGCGGATCTGATCCGCGAGCGCTATGACGGCATCCGCCCCGCGCCCGGCTACCCGGCCTGCCCGGACCACTCGCTGAAGCCGATACTGTTCGACCTGCTCGATGCCACGAAAAACGCTGGCCTGACCTTGACCGATAGCAACGCGATGCTGCCAACAAGCGCGGTGAGCGGCATGTATTTCAGCCACCCGGACAGCAGCTATTTCGGGGTCGCGCGGATCGGAGGAGATCAGCTGACGGACTATGCCGAACGCAGAGGGATGCCGATTGAAGATGCCACGCGCTGGCTCCGACCGAACCTCGATTAG
- a CDS encoding homocysteine S-methyltransferase family protein: MSAREQLNAEAAKRILIFDGAFGTQIQNRKLAEEDFAGDLGLSADQKGNNDILALTRPDVIADITRAYLEAGSDIVSTNTFSANSISQADYAAEGLVREINLASARIARECADEFAVKAGRPRFVAGAIGPTNKTLSLSPDVEDPGFREIDFDRLTGVYLEQAEALAEGGADFILIETIFDTLNAKAGIMAVRQLSDKLGRDVPIMLSMTLTDLSGRNLSGHTVEAFWNAVRHANPATIGLNCSFGAEQLRPHIQLLSDIADTLLLAYPNAGLPNELGEYDEAPDTTAALTGQWADNGRANIIGGCCGSTPEHIAAMAKRVEGLAPRELSQKDTKMRLAGLEPFVIAA, encoded by the coding sequence ATGAGTGCCCGTGAGCAACTCAATGCAGAAGCCGCCAAGCGCATCCTGATTTTCGACGGGGCGTTCGGCACGCAGATTCAGAACCGCAAGTTGGCCGAAGAAGATTTCGCGGGCGATCTCGGCCTGTCGGCGGATCAGAAGGGCAATAACGACATTCTAGCGCTGACCCGGCCGGACGTGATCGCGGATATCACCCGCGCCTATCTCGAAGCCGGGTCGGACATCGTCTCGACCAACACCTTCTCCGCCAACAGCATCAGCCAGGCGGATTATGCGGCTGAAGGACTGGTGCGCGAAATCAACCTCGCCTCTGCCCGCATTGCGCGCGAATGCGCGGACGAGTTTGCGGTCAAGGCTGGCCGCCCGCGCTTCGTCGCCGGTGCCATCGGCCCGACCAACAAGACGCTTTCGCTCAGCCCCGATGTCGAGGACCCCGGCTTTCGCGAAATCGACTTCGATCGCCTCACCGGCGTATATCTAGAGCAGGCGGAAGCGCTGGCGGAAGGCGGCGCGGATTTCATCCTGATCGAGACGATCTTCGATACGCTCAACGCCAAGGCGGGCATCATGGCGGTGCGCCAGTTATCGGACAAGCTCGGACGCGATGTTCCGATCATGCTGTCCATGACGCTGACCGATCTTTCGGGCCGCAACCTTTCCGGTCACACGGTCGAGGCCTTCTGGAACGCGGTGCGCCACGCCAATCCCGCCACCATCGGCCTCAATTGCAGCTTCGGCGCGGAGCAGCTTCGGCCGCATATCCAGCTGCTGTCCGATATCGCCGACACGCTGCTGCTCGCCTATCCCAATGCGGGCCTACCCAACGAGCTTGGCGAATATGACGAGGCGCCGGACACGACCGCCGCGCTCACCGGTCAATGGGCCGACAATGGCCGCGCCAACATCATCGGCGGCTGCTGCGGCTCCACGCCCGAGCACATCGCTGCGATGGCGAAGCGTGTGGAGGGGCTGGCCCCGCGCGAATTGTCGCAGAAAGACACCAAGATGCGGCTCGCGGGGCTGGAGCCCTTCGTGATCGCTGCGTGA
- the metF gene encoding methylenetetrahydrofolate reductase [NAD(P)H], which produces MSLAQPIPEFLDPASEQDRAHKRPLFSGLPGDIAVSFEFFPPKSEKMESQLWESVTKLAPLSPQFVSVTYGAGGSTRERTHNTVARLIAEAGIPAAAHLTCVDASRAETQRIAEAYWEAGVRHIVALRGDAGEPGAPFVPHEDGYGSAAELVAGLKEVADFEVSVAAYPEVHPDANCPQSDLENLKRKIDAGATRAISQFFFSAETFFDFTERCARAGIEAPVVPGILPVTNVAQARKFAGQCGAVIPDWMDGLFEGLDDFPGARQLVAATVAAELCRRLYAGGVREFHFYTLNRAELAYAICHMLGKRPQEQAA; this is translated from the coding sequence ATGAGCCTTGCTCAGCCGATTCCCGAATTTCTCGACCCTGCCAGCGAGCAGGATCGCGCGCATAAACGCCCGCTATTCAGTGGCTTGCCGGGCGACATTGCCGTGAGCTTCGAATTCTTCCCGCCCAAGAGCGAGAAGATGGAAAGCCAGCTGTGGGAATCGGTGACCAAGCTCGCACCGCTTTCCCCGCAATTCGTCAGTGTCACTTACGGCGCGGGTGGCTCCACCCGGGAACGCACCCACAACACTGTCGCGCGGCTGATCGCGGAGGCGGGGATCCCGGCCGCTGCGCACCTTACCTGTGTCGATGCCAGCCGCGCGGAAACGCAAAGGATTGCAGAGGCTTACTGGGAGGCGGGCGTGCGCCATATCGTCGCCCTGCGCGGTGATGCGGGCGAACCCGGCGCGCCTTTCGTGCCGCATGAGGACGGCTATGGCAGCGCCGCGGAGCTAGTCGCAGGCCTGAAGGAAGTCGCCGATTTCGAAGTCTCGGTCGCCGCCTATCCCGAAGTCCACCCGGACGCGAATTGCCCGCAATCCGATCTCGAAAATCTCAAGCGCAAGATAGATGCGGGGGCGACCCGCGCCATCAGCCAGTTTTTCTTCTCCGCCGAGACATTCTTCGATTTCACCGAGCGCTGCGCAAGGGCGGGTATCGAAGCGCCCGTCGTTCCCGGCATCCTGCCCGTAACCAACGTCGCGCAGGCGCGGAAGTTCGCGGGGCAATGCGGAGCGGTGATCCCCGACTGGATGGACGGCCTGTTCGAAGGTCTCGACGATTTTCCCGGCGCGCGCCAGCTGGTCGCCGCCACTGTCGCCGCCGAACTTTGCCGTCGCCTCTATGCCGGCGGTGTGCGCGAATTCCATTTCTACACGCTCAACCGCGCGGAGCTGGCCTATGCGATCTGCCACATGCTCGGTAAGCGTCCGCAGGAGCAAGCAGCATGA
- a CDS encoding ArsR/SmtB family transcription factor — MQLEAAFRALSDASRLRVMRLITQMELSVGEIAQVLAQSQPRVSQHVSRLVDAGLIERRREGNSVFLREAAPTPMGDAIARLLSIAEREDSDFAQAAEADRTRLSVIRNAREKEADRYFARHAEEWDTLREIHGPEKACEEALLEVLADTPPGRLLDIGTGTGRIAELLAPHAEHIVALDKSLDMLRVARARLQALGPEKVELQQGDFTDLLFAAHSFDTVLLHQVLHFAQDPELALREAARVTRPGGRIAVVDLARHELDELRERHAHARLGFSDPTMAKLLAEAGFDPAPPVSVPGRTLTVKVWSATRLSRSHTDTDLRKVAS; from the coding sequence ATGCAGCTTGAAGCCGCCTTCCGTGCTCTTTCCGACGCGTCGCGCCTGCGCGTGATGCGGCTGATCACGCAGATGGAATTGTCGGTTGGCGAGATCGCGCAAGTGCTGGCCCAGAGCCAGCCGCGCGTTTCGCAGCACGTCTCCCGTCTGGTCGATGCCGGCTTGATCGAGCGACGCCGAGAAGGCAATTCGGTGTTCCTGCGCGAAGCCGCCCCCACGCCAATGGGCGATGCGATTGCTCGCTTGCTTTCGATTGCGGAGCGCGAGGATAGCGATTTCGCGCAAGCTGCCGAAGCCGACCGCACCCGCCTCTCCGTCATCCGCAATGCGCGTGAGAAAGAGGCGGACCGCTACTTCGCCCGCCATGCCGAGGAATGGGACACGCTGCGCGAAATTCACGGGCCGGAAAAAGCGTGCGAGGAAGCGCTGCTCGAAGTGCTGGCCGATACCCCGCCCGGCAGGCTGCTCGACATCGGCACCGGCACCGGCCGCATTGCCGAACTGCTTGCGCCCCATGCCGAGCATATCGTGGCTCTCGACAAGAGCCTCGACATGCTGCGCGTCGCCCGGGCGCGGCTGCAGGCGCTCGGCCCGGAAAAGGTCGAATTGCAGCAGGGCGATTTTACCGACCTGCTATTCGCCGCACACAGTTTCGACACCGTGTTACTGCACCAGGTGCTGCATTTTGCGCAGGACCCGGAGCTCGCCCTGCGCGAAGCCGCGCGCGTCACTCGCCCCGGCGGTCGGATCGCGGTTGTCGACCTCGCGCGGCATGAGCTCGACGAACTGCGTGAGCGGCATGCCCATGCCCGGCTCGGCTTTTCCGACCCGACGATGGCCAAGCTGCTTGCCGAAGCCGGTTTCGATCCCGCGCCGCCCGTTTCCGTCCCCGGCCGGACCCTCACCGTCAAAGTCTGGTCCGCCACCCGCCTCTCCCGGTCCCACACCGATACCGATCTCAGAAAGGTCGCGTCATGA
- a CDS encoding primosomal protein N' yields the protein MTMTLSRVRLLVMNAALGPLDYRVPEGMTLEHGSVVVAPLGPRQVMGIVWEEEHLPTDPVPEAKLRPLLGMVDVPPIRAELRRLIEWTADYYIAPLASVARMVIASGGALRGPATMTEYRLSGGMPERMTPQRERAIAALEGEQATIRELSGLAGVSEGVLRGLVNQGVLEPVEVDVDRAYPRARHDHDRPELSEDQASVSARLVEAVGRQKFAPFLLDGVTGSGKTETYFEAVAEALKLGRQVLVLLPEIALTEAFLGRFEARFGAAPIVWHSSLKSTERRRAWRAIASGEAQVVVGARSALFLPYARLGLIVVDEAHEISFKQEDGVRYNARDVAVMRAHFEQVPVVLASATPALESLHMADSGTYEKLVLPSRFGGAQLPAIKLINLTEEQPGRGAWIAAPLRAALEERLERGEQSLLFLNRRGYAPLTLCRNCGFRFQCPNCSAWLVEHRLSKRLACHHCGHETAPPEKCPDCGEPDCLVACGPGVERIADEVAEILPDARVALVTSDTLNSPEKAAEFVAMAEAKAIDVIVGTQLVTKGFHFPELTLVGVIDADLGLEGGDLRAAERTYQQVAQVAGRAGRGAKPGEVLIQTRHPDAPVIAALEAGDRDAFYDAETEARRHAGAPPFGRWAAIIVSSEDDAEAREAANRIGNTRPHLDDVMILGPAPAPLALLRNRYRYRLLMNARRTANLQQVIRDWLRQIDHPPGVRVGVDVDPYSFV from the coding sequence ATGACGATGACCCTATCGCGCGTCCGGCTACTGGTGATGAACGCAGCGCTCGGCCCGCTCGATTACCGGGTGCCGGAGGGAATGACGCTCGAACATGGCAGCGTGGTGGTCGCGCCGCTCGGCCCCCGGCAGGTGATGGGTATCGTCTGGGAGGAGGAACACCTGCCGACAGACCCCGTTCCGGAGGCCAAGCTGCGCCCGCTTCTGGGCATGGTCGATGTCCCGCCCATCCGCGCGGAACTGCGGCGCTTGATCGAATGGACGGCAGATTATTACATCGCTCCGCTCGCCTCGGTCGCTCGGATGGTGATTGCCAGCGGCGGCGCGCTGCGCGGCCCTGCAACCATGACGGAGTATCGCCTGTCCGGCGGCATGCCCGAACGGATGACCCCGCAGCGCGAGCGCGCCATCGCAGCGCTGGAAGGCGAGCAAGCGACGATCCGTGAATTGTCCGGTCTGGCCGGCGTTTCGGAAGGCGTGCTGCGCGGACTGGTCAATCAGGGCGTTCTGGAACCGGTCGAGGTCGATGTCGACCGCGCATATCCGCGCGCCCGTCACGATCATGACCGGCCCGAGCTGAGCGAAGACCAGGCGTCGGTATCGGCGCGCCTTGTCGAGGCTGTCGGCAGGCAGAAATTCGCGCCGTTCCTGCTCGACGGCGTGACGGGATCCGGCAAGACGGAGACCTATTTCGAAGCGGTGGCAGAGGCGCTGAAGCTGGGACGGCAGGTGCTGGTGCTGCTGCCGGAAATCGCACTCACCGAAGCCTTTCTCGGACGCTTTGAGGCCCGCTTCGGAGCCGCTCCGATCGTCTGGCATTCCTCGCTCAAATCAACCGAGCGCCGCCGTGCCTGGCGCGCCATCGCAAGTGGGGAAGCACAAGTGGTGGTCGGCGCGCGCTCGGCGCTGTTCCTGCCTTATGCCAGGCTCGGACTGATCGTCGTCGACGAAGCACACGAGATCAGTTTCAAGCAGGAGGACGGCGTCCGCTACAATGCCCGCGATGTCGCGGTTATGCGCGCGCATTTCGAGCAGGTGCCCGTCGTGCTCGCGAGCGCCACCCCGGCGCTGGAAAGCCTGCACATGGCGGATAGCGGCACTTACGAAAAGCTCGTCCTCCCAAGCAGGTTCGGCGGGGCGCAGCTGCCCGCCATCAAGCTCATCAATCTCACCGAGGAACAGCCCGGCCGCGGCGCGTGGATTGCCGCGCCATTGCGCGCCGCGCTGGAGGAGCGGCTGGAGCGTGGCGAGCAATCGCTGCTTTTCCTCAACCGCCGCGGCTACGCGCCGCTGACTCTGTGCCGCAATTGCGGTTTTCGCTTCCAGTGCCCCAATTGCAGCGCGTGGCTGGTCGAGCATCGACTGTCGAAGCGCCTCGCTTGCCACCATTGCGGGCACGAGACTGCCCCGCCGGAAAAATGCCCCGATTGCGGCGAGCCCGACTGCCTCGTCGCCTGTGGGCCGGGGGTCGAGCGCATTGCGGACGAGGTGGCCGAAATCTTGCCCGATGCGCGCGTGGCGCTGGTCACGTCGGACACTCTCAATTCGCCCGAAAAGGCGGCCGAGTTCGTCGCCATGGCCGAAGCGAAGGCAATCGACGTGATCGTTGGCACGCAGCTGGTGACCAAAGGCTTTCATTTTCCAGAATTGACGCTGGTCGGCGTCATCGACGCCGATCTCGGCCTTGAAGGCGGGGACCTGCGCGCGGCGGAGCGGACATATCAGCAGGTGGCACAGGTGGCGGGCCGCGCCGGACGCGGGGCGAAGCCGGGCGAAGTGCTGATCCAGACGAGGCATCCCGACGCGCCCGTGATCGCAGCGCTCGAGGCCGGTGATCGCGATGCCTTCTACGACGCCGAGACGGAAGCGCGCCGCCATGCCGGCGCGCCGCCCTTCGGACGCTGGGCGGCGATCATCGTATCGAGCGAAGACGATGCCGAAGCGCGCGAGGCCGCCAACCGCATCGGCAACACGCGCCCGCATCTGGACGATGTGATGATCCTCGGCCCCGCCCCCGCGCCGCTTGCCCTGCTGCGCAATCGCTACCGCTATCGTCTGCTCATGAATGCCCGCCGCACAGCCAATCTGCAGCAGGTCATCCGCGATTGGCTGCGGCAGATAGATCACCCGCCCGGAGTGCGCGTGGGCGTGGATGTGGATCCCTACAGCTTCGTCTGA